A single window of Archangium gephyra DNA harbors:
- a CDS encoding class I SAM-dependent rRNA methyltransferase — MPKPTPGPRHDRRPGGPPGRNRPPQRPEKPAPDRTTPDIGQDGLPQVSLVRRGVDRWQAGHPWIYRADLNGDPALQGGEVVRVVDARGWFLGKAFYSKHSKISLRWLSYEDVPVDTDFFRQRLALADAMRRRALPGENTYRVVHGEADLLPGLVVDRYGDYLSVQFLIAGTEQRKQLLTDLLVELYKPRAIVNRSDVGVRALEGLTQEKGVLYGTQPGPVAYDEGLVRVRADLLEGQKTGAFLDQRENHVVASQYAFGEALDCFSYVGGFALQLATRAQKVTAVEISEQAAAQLRENAASNKLTNVDVVVANAFDFLRDAVDEGRRFDTIVLDPPSFAKNKDAIEGALRGYKEINLRAMQLLRPGGYLISASCTYHIDEQGFEDMLASAAADAKRRVQIVEKRGAGKDHPVLLNLRETRYLKCFVLRVL; from the coding sequence ATGCCCAAGCCAACCCCAGGACCCCGTCACGATCGCCGCCCCGGTGGCCCCCCCGGCCGGAATCGCCCCCCACAGCGCCCGGAGAAGCCCGCCCCGGACCGGACCACCCCGGACATCGGTCAGGACGGTCTCCCCCAGGTCTCGCTCGTCCGCCGGGGCGTCGACCGCTGGCAGGCCGGCCACCCGTGGATCTACCGCGCCGATCTCAACGGCGACCCCGCCCTCCAGGGTGGCGAGGTGGTGCGCGTCGTGGACGCCCGCGGCTGGTTCCTCGGCAAGGCCTTCTATTCGAAGCACTCCAAGATTTCGCTGCGCTGGCTCTCCTACGAGGACGTGCCGGTGGACACCGACTTCTTCCGCCAGCGCCTGGCCCTGGCCGACGCGATGCGCCGTCGCGCCCTGCCCGGGGAGAACACCTACCGCGTGGTGCACGGCGAGGCGGACCTCCTCCCCGGCCTCGTGGTGGACCGCTATGGCGATTACCTGAGCGTGCAGTTCCTCATCGCCGGCACCGAGCAGCGCAAGCAGCTCCTCACGGATCTGCTGGTGGAGCTGTACAAGCCGCGCGCCATCGTCAACCGCTCGGACGTGGGCGTGCGCGCCCTGGAGGGCCTGACGCAGGAGAAGGGCGTGCTGTACGGCACCCAGCCCGGACCGGTGGCCTATGACGAGGGCCTGGTGCGCGTACGCGCCGACCTGCTCGAGGGCCAGAAGACGGGCGCCTTCCTGGACCAGCGGGAGAACCACGTCGTGGCCTCGCAGTACGCCTTTGGCGAGGCGCTCGACTGCTTCTCGTACGTGGGCGGCTTCGCGCTGCAGCTCGCCACGCGGGCCCAGAAGGTCACCGCGGTGGAGATCTCCGAGCAGGCCGCGGCCCAGCTGCGCGAGAACGCGGCCTCCAACAAGCTGACCAACGTGGACGTGGTGGTGGCCAACGCCTTCGACTTCCTGCGCGACGCGGTGGACGAGGGCCGGCGCTTCGACACCATCGTCCTGGACCCGCCCTCGTTCGCGAAGAACAAGGACGCCATCGAGGGCGCCCTGCGCGGGTACAAGGAGATCAACCTGCGCGCCATGCAGTTGCTGCGCCCGGGCGGCTACCTCATCTCCGCGAGCTGCACGTACCACATCGACGAGCAGGGCTTCGAGGACATGCTGGCCTCGGCGGCGGCGGACGCGAAGCGGCGGGTGCAGATCGTCGAGAAGCGTGGGGCGGGCAAGGACCACCCGGTGCTGCTCAACCTGCGCGAGACGCGCTACCTGAAGTGTTTCGTCCTCCGCGTGTTGTGA
- a CDS encoding FxsA family protein, translating into MFKYLLLAFTVVPFIELYLLLAIGREVGFWPTVGGVLLTGVVGAWLAKKEGLRVLRRWQESLAQGRMPEEGLVGGVLVLVGGVLLVSPGVLTDVVGLFLLFPPTRRVIAALVRRRLERRMAAGTLRVTTFQGGPFPGGPFGTAPGAEPRASQPRIERRPGNETDAEFTEE; encoded by the coding sequence GTGTTCAAGTACCTTCTCCTGGCGTTCACGGTCGTTCCCTTCATCGAGCTGTACCTGCTGCTGGCCATTGGCCGCGAGGTGGGCTTCTGGCCCACGGTGGGCGGGGTGCTGCTCACGGGCGTGGTCGGTGCCTGGCTGGCCAAGAAGGAGGGCTTGCGCGTGCTCCGCCGCTGGCAGGAGTCGCTCGCGCAGGGCCGCATGCCCGAGGAAGGGCTGGTGGGTGGGGTGCTCGTCCTGGTGGGCGGGGTGCTGCTGGTGTCGCCGGGGGTGCTCACCGACGTCGTGGGGCTCTTCCTGCTGTTCCCGCCGACGCGCCGGGTCATCGCCGCGCTGGTGCGCCGGAGACTCGAGCGCCGCATGGCGGCGGGCACGCTGCGCGTCACGACGTTCCAGGGGGGCCCGTTCCCCGGAGGGCCCTTCGGGACCGCACCGGGAGCAGAACCCCGAGCCTCGCAGCCCCGAATCGAACGGCGGCCAGGAAACGAAACGGACGCGGAGTTCACCGAGGAGTGA
- a CDS encoding glycerate kinase, whose protein sequence is MSRWLVAPQEFKGTLTAAEAAAALAEGLRQGAPGVELDVAPLADGGPGTVDALLAGLGGERVTCTVPGPLGAPVRATYGLLDSGRTAVIEMAAASGLSLLTPGERDPRRASTEGTGELMRAALERGCERLILGLGGSATNDGGTGALTALGFRFLDAQGAPLPPGGSALKRLARVDTSGRHPRLPGVELLVATDVTAPLLGPDGASHLFGPQKGADEPTVAELESALARLAEVVAPGLAQTPGAGAAGGFGYGLLALAGGKIVSGYELVARTLRLSERLAAAQAVLTGEGRFDRQTAFGKGPGSLAREARALGKHTVMFAGAVAPGTDGAPFDEVVEVSALAPPGVSHAETLRHAGAWWASRRR, encoded by the coding sequence GTGAGCCGCTGGCTCGTCGCACCGCAGGAGTTCAAGGGGACCCTCACGGCAGCCGAAGCCGCCGCCGCACTGGCCGAGGGGTTGCGCCAGGGCGCGCCCGGCGTGGAGCTGGACGTGGCGCCGCTCGCGGACGGCGGGCCGGGCACGGTGGACGCGCTGCTCGCGGGCCTGGGCGGCGAGCGGGTGACGTGCACCGTCCCGGGGCCGCTCGGCGCTCCCGTGCGAGCCACCTACGGCCTGCTGGACTCGGGGCGCACGGCCGTCATCGAGATGGCCGCGGCCTCCGGGCTGTCCCTGCTCACGCCAGGTGAGCGAGACCCCCGGCGCGCCTCCACCGAAGGCACCGGCGAGCTGATGCGCGCGGCGCTGGAGCGGGGCTGTGAGCGGCTCATCCTCGGGCTCGGAGGCAGCGCCACCAATGACGGGGGCACGGGGGCACTCACGGCGCTCGGCTTCCGGTTCCTCGATGCACAGGGGGCGCCCCTGCCTCCGGGTGGGTCCGCGTTGAAGCGGCTCGCACGGGTGGACACGAGCGGACGGCATCCACGGCTCCCGGGAGTGGAGCTGCTGGTGGCCACGGATGTCACCGCGCCGCTGCTCGGGCCGGACGGTGCCTCGCACCTCTTCGGACCCCAGAAGGGCGCGGACGAGCCCACTGTCGCCGAGCTGGAGTCGGCCCTGGCCCGGCTCGCCGAGGTTGTCGCCCCCGGACTCGCCCAGACACCGGGAGCGGGTGCGGCGGGAGGTTTCGGCTACGGACTCCTGGCCCTGGCCGGAGGGAAGATCGTCTCCGGGTACGAGCTGGTGGCCCGGACGCTCCGGTTGTCCGAGCGGCTCGCCGCCGCGCAAGCCGTGCTCACCGGAGAGGGACGCTTCGACCGGCAGACGGCCTTCGGCAAGGGCCCCGGCTCGCTGGCGAGGGAGGCGCGGGCACTCGGCAAGCACACGGTGATGTTCGCGGGAGCCGTCGCGCCCGGCACGGACGGCGCGCCCTTCGACGAAGTGGTCGAGGTGTCCGCGCTCGCCCCACCCGGTGTCTCCCATGCCGAGACCCTGCGCCACGCCGGTGCGTGGTGGGCATCCCGGCGGCGGTAG
- a CDS encoding efflux RND transporter periplasmic adaptor subunit encodes MHSARIRTPFFSTVALVSVLWGAACNKSPEAPPPGGAPPAVEVGTITVRPASIPVLDELPGRIAPMRSAEVRPRVSGIIVERVFRQGGSVKAGDVLFKLDAAMYEVERASARAVLAKAEVTAAEARQQAERGEKLLASGVATQEQHETLQAALRRAEADVAAAKAALRRAELNLEYTTIRAPIGGRIGRALVTEGALVSAGDPTALALIQQLDPVYVDFTQPAMELRRLRQALKDGQIQGSSSEQANIQLVLDDGALYEKAGRLLFSDVTVDPGSGQVTLRGEFPNPDAELLPGMYVRGRVEQGTLSEALAVPQQAIQRDNTGKSQVFVVAGNGTAEVRPVRVSRIYQEQAVIQEGLKAGDQVIVEGFQKIGAGAPVKPVAWTTPGAGLQPSQPR; translated from the coding sequence ATGCACTCCGCTCGAATCCGGACGCCCTTCTTCTCCACCGTCGCCCTCGTCTCCGTCTTGTGGGGCGCGGCTTGCAACAAGTCACCCGAAGCACCCCCTCCGGGCGGAGCCCCTCCGGCCGTGGAGGTGGGAACGATCACGGTGCGGCCCGCGAGCATTCCGGTGCTCGATGAGTTGCCGGGGCGCATCGCTCCGATGCGGAGCGCCGAGGTGCGTCCGCGCGTGTCCGGCATCATCGTCGAGCGCGTCTTCCGGCAGGGGGGCAGCGTGAAGGCGGGAGACGTGCTCTTCAAGCTCGACGCGGCGATGTACGAGGTCGAGCGGGCCAGCGCGAGGGCCGTGCTGGCGAAGGCCGAGGTGACGGCCGCGGAGGCCCGCCAGCAGGCGGAGCGGGGCGAGAAGCTCCTGGCCAGCGGCGTCGCCACCCAGGAGCAGCACGAGACGCTCCAGGCGGCCCTCCGGCGTGCCGAGGCCGATGTGGCGGCGGCCAAGGCGGCGCTGCGCCGCGCGGAGCTCAACCTGGAGTACACGACGATCCGCGCGCCCATTGGCGGACGGATCGGCCGGGCCCTGGTGACGGAAGGCGCGCTCGTGAGCGCGGGAGATCCCACGGCGCTCGCGCTCATCCAGCAGCTGGATCCGGTCTACGTGGACTTCACCCAGCCCGCCATGGAGCTCCGCCGCCTTCGCCAGGCCCTCAAGGACGGGCAGATCCAGGGCAGCTCCTCCGAGCAGGCGAACATCCAGTTGGTCCTCGACGATGGTGCGCTCTATGAGAAGGCGGGGCGGCTGCTCTTCTCGGACGTGACGGTGGATCCCGGCAGTGGCCAGGTGACGCTGCGCGGGGAGTTCCCCAACCCCGACGCCGAGCTCCTTCCCGGCATGTACGTGCGGGGACGCGTCGAGCAGGGCACCCTGAGCGAGGCACTCGCCGTGCCCCAGCAGGCCATCCAGCGCGACAACACGGGCAAGTCCCAGGTCTTCGTGGTCGCGGGCAATGGCACCGCCGAGGTGCGCCCGGTGCGTGTCTCGCGCATCTACCAGGAGCAGGCGGTGATCCAGGAAGGCCTGAAGGCGGGCGATCAGGTCATCGTCGAGGGCTTCCAGAAGATTGGCGCGGGCGCACCGGTCAAGCCCGTGGCCTGGACCACGCCTGGCGCCGGCCTCCAACCCTCCCAGCCCCGATAG
- a CDS encoding YkgJ family cysteine cluster protein has translation MRHPDWEDDTDEAPTATGSREEARALQELRAIYRQADAAYAPFSCPASGECCQLSTTKRQPWLWYPEWLMLARNHPLPPPREDGGCPYLDAAGKRCTVYAERPFGCRTFFCERIRGPTRQPADTVTALLLRLERVSQRLLPSLTGPRPILEWHAEAALREEES, from the coding sequence ATGCGACACCCCGACTGGGAAGACGATACGGACGAGGCCCCCACGGCCACGGGCTCGCGCGAGGAGGCGCGGGCCCTGCAGGAGCTGCGCGCCATCTACCGGCAGGCGGATGCGGCGTACGCGCCCTTCTCGTGCCCGGCGAGCGGCGAGTGCTGCCAGCTCTCGACGACGAAGCGGCAGCCCTGGCTCTGGTACCCCGAGTGGCTGATGCTGGCCCGCAACCATCCGCTGCCGCCCCCGAGGGAGGACGGCGGCTGTCCCTACCTGGACGCCGCGGGCAAGCGCTGCACCGTGTACGCGGAGCGCCCGTTCGGCTGCCGTACCTTCTTCTGCGAGCGCATCCGGGGCCCCACGCGTCAGCCAGCGGACACGGTGACCGCCCTGTTGCTGCGGCTGGAGCGCGTCTCCCAGCGCCTGCTGCCATCGTTGACCGGACCCCGTCCCATTCTCGAGTGGCACGCGGAAGCCGCTCTCCGCGAGGAGGAATCATGA
- a CDS encoding cystathionine gamma-synthase, with translation MRFDTLAIHAGQEPDPTTGAIMTPVYLTSTYVQAGPGEHKGFEYSRTQNPTRNALQDCLAALEGAKHGLAFASGLAGSDMLMHMLESGDHVVVSDDVYGGTFRIFDKVFRRHGLNFSWVDLSNPDNFEKAITPKTKMVWVESPTNPMLKLIDLPRIAETAKKRNILSVCDNTFMTPYFQRPMDLGFDVVTHSTTKYINGHSDVVGGFVCTSNDELAQKMYFLQNAVGGVPGPMDCFLVLRGVKTLGVRMERHAQNALKVAQFLATHPKVQKVTYPGLESHPQHALARKQMKGFGGMMTFDIKGGLEAARKFLKTVKIFACAESLGGVESLIEHPAIMTHASVPKETRELLGISDGLIRLSVGIEDAQDLVDDLKQALDVA, from the coding sequence ATGCGCTTCGATACCCTCGCCATCCATGCCGGCCAGGAGCCGGATCCCACGACGGGCGCCATCATGACGCCGGTCTACCTGACCTCCACCTACGTCCAGGCGGGCCCCGGGGAGCACAAGGGCTTCGAGTACAGCCGGACCCAGAACCCCACCCGCAACGCGCTCCAGGACTGTCTGGCGGCCCTCGAGGGGGCGAAGCATGGCCTCGCGTTCGCCTCGGGTCTGGCGGGCTCGGACATGCTGATGCACATGCTGGAGTCCGGGGACCACGTGGTGGTGTCCGACGACGTGTACGGCGGCACCTTCCGCATCTTCGACAAGGTCTTCCGCCGTCACGGGCTGAACTTCTCGTGGGTGGACCTGTCCAACCCGGACAACTTCGAGAAGGCCATCACGCCCAAGACGAAGATGGTGTGGGTGGAGTCGCCCACCAACCCGATGCTCAAGCTCATCGACCTGCCGCGCATCGCGGAGACGGCGAAGAAGCGGAACATCCTGTCGGTGTGTGACAACACGTTCATGACGCCGTACTTCCAGCGTCCGATGGACCTGGGGTTCGACGTGGTGACGCACTCGACGACGAAGTACATCAACGGCCACAGCGACGTGGTGGGCGGCTTCGTGTGCACCAGCAATGACGAGCTGGCGCAGAAGATGTACTTCCTGCAGAACGCGGTGGGCGGCGTGCCGGGCCCCATGGACTGCTTCCTGGTGCTGCGCGGCGTGAAGACGCTGGGCGTGCGCATGGAGCGCCACGCGCAGAACGCGCTGAAGGTGGCCCAGTTCCTCGCCACGCACCCGAAGGTGCAGAAGGTCACCTACCCGGGCCTGGAGAGCCACCCGCAGCATGCGCTGGCCCGCAAGCAGATGAAGGGCTTCGGCGGCATGATGACCTTCGACATCAAGGGCGGGCTGGAGGCGGCGCGCAAGTTCCTCAAGACGGTGAAGATCTTCGCGTGCGCCGAGTCGCTCGGTGGCGTGGAGTCGCTCATCGAGCACCCGGCGATCATGACGCACGCGTCGGTGCCCAAGGAGACGCGCGAGCTGCTGGGCATCTCGGACGGGCTCATCCGGCTGTCGGTGGGCATCGAGGATGCGCAGGACCTCGTGGATGACCTGAAGCAGGCGCTCGACGTGGCCTGA
- a CDS encoding class I SAM-dependent methyltransferase — protein MTQGSGTAVGMFENRLRKNVKHFRKWAKARGLTAFRVYDRDVPEYTYAVDLYADRVHLVEYPRRRALKSLEEQRAEVLAAVTAVLEVPPERIHVKTHLPQPWGRSQYGRVGEGTERVVVEEQGLKFWVNLGDYLDTGLFMDHRLTRARVRDEAKGKSFLNLFCYTGAFTVYAAAGGASRTLSVDLSNTYLDWAEENLALNTLSDPRHTLLRADAMAWVQDQREDPEQTFDLVVCDPPSFSTSKKMQGSFNVQRDHVRLLEGIRELLNPGGVLYFSTNFLGFELKDTALRGYEGVEELTPGSIPEDFQRQEIHRCWRMVAPRAGGR, from the coding sequence ATGACGCAGGGCAGCGGAACGGCGGTGGGGATGTTCGAGAACCGCCTGCGCAAGAACGTGAAGCACTTCCGCAAGTGGGCCAAGGCCCGCGGGCTCACCGCCTTCCGCGTGTACGACCGGGACGTCCCCGAGTACACCTACGCGGTGGACCTCTACGCGGACCGGGTGCACCTGGTGGAGTACCCCCGCCGGCGGGCCCTCAAGAGCCTGGAGGAGCAGCGGGCCGAGGTGCTCGCCGCCGTGACGGCGGTGCTCGAGGTGCCTCCCGAGCGCATCCACGTGAAGACGCACCTGCCCCAGCCCTGGGGCCGCTCGCAGTACGGCCGGGTCGGCGAGGGCACCGAGCGCGTCGTGGTGGAGGAGCAGGGGCTGAAGTTCTGGGTGAACCTCGGCGACTACCTGGACACCGGCCTCTTCATGGACCACCGGCTCACGCGCGCCCGGGTGCGCGACGAGGCGAAGGGGAAGAGCTTCCTCAACCTGTTCTGCTACACGGGCGCCTTCACCGTGTACGCCGCCGCGGGCGGGGCCTCGCGCACCCTCAGTGTGGATCTCTCCAACACCTACCTGGACTGGGCCGAGGAGAACCTCGCGCTCAACACGCTGTCGGACCCGCGCCACACCCTGCTGCGCGCCGATGCCATGGCCTGGGTCCAGGACCAGCGCGAGGATCCCGAGCAGACCTTCGACCTGGTGGTGTGTGATCCGCCCTCCTTCTCCACCTCGAAGAAGATGCAGGGCTCCTTCAACGTGCAGCGCGACCACGTGCGCCTGCTGGAGGGCATCCGCGAGCTGCTCAACCCCGGCGGCGTCCTCTACTTCTCCACCAACTTCCTGGGCTTCGAGCTGAAGGACACCGCCCTCCGCGGCTACGAGGGAGTGGAGGAGCTCACGCCCGGCTCCATCCCCGAGGACTTCCAGCGCCAGGAGATCCACCGCTGCTGGCGCATGGTGGCGCCTCGCGCTGGAGGCCGCTGA